The Epinephelus lanceolatus isolate andai-2023 chromosome 14, ASM4190304v1, whole genome shotgun sequence genome has a window encoding:
- the slc5a3b gene encoding sodium/myo-inositol cotransporter: protein MGPGMEAADIAVVALYFVLVLAIGFFAMWKANRSTVRGYFLAGRSMTWIVIGASLFVSNIGSEHFIGLAGSGAASGFAVGAWEFNALLLLQLLGWVFIPVYIHSGVYTMPEYLSKRYGGNRLKVYFALLSVLLYIFTKLSVDLYAGALFIQESLGWNLYVSIVLLISMTALLTVTGGLVAVLYTDALQAVLMIGGALTLTILSLIKVGGLEGVRVKYMQAVPNVTAIMATGNFTYSNSCRIEPKPNSLRILRGPLDEDIPWPGFILGQTPASIWYWCADQVIVQRVLAAKNIAHAKGSTLMAGFLKILPMFVIVIPGMISRIMFADEIACIGPEHCMAVCGSQAGCSNIAYPRLVMAVMPVGLRGLMMAVMIAALMSDLDSIFNSASTIFTLDIYKNVRRKASQRELLIVGRMFVVLMVVISIAWVPVIIEMQGGQTYLYIQEVAGYLTPPIAALFLLGVFWKRCNETGAFCGGMIGFTLGTLRLILAFIYRQPRCDQPDDRPSFIVNVHYMYFAAGLFWISGLVAVVVSLCTSPPDDEQVRTTTFWGLRNIEKVPTKDPKETYRLTEESCCNGDGSLHKELPRDVRMERCLDGADVKLLVPSTDHDPATPSTEASPATTPAERFSNGMMEVVKEESCHVNGESSRCMGLLNWFCAYKDGSQSAQQKVVQEDEIIAQMLYEPPKVKILLNTGLLFVCSVGILMFVYFSL from the coding sequence ATGGGTCCTGGAATGGAAGCAGCGGACATAGCGGTGGTAGCACTGTATTTTGTCCTGGTGCTAGCCATTGGTTTTTTTGCCATGTGGAAAGCCAATCGCAGCACTGTGAGAGGCTACTTCCTGGCTGGCCGCTCCATGACGTGGATTGTGATAGGCGCATCACTCTTCGTCAGCAACATTGGCAGTGAACATTTCATAGGCCTTGCTGGGTCAGGAGCAGCGAGTGGTTTTGCTGTTGGAGCTTGGGAATTTAATGCACTTCTACTTCTGCAGCTGCTTGGCTGGGTGTTTATTCCCGTGTATATACACTCGGGAGTGTACACGATGCCAGAGTACCTGTCGAAACGCTACGGTGGCAACAGGCTAAAGGTTTACTTTGCTCTCTTGTCTGTATTACTTTACATTTTTACCAAGCTGTCTGTGGACTTGTATGCTGGAGCTCTCTTCATTCAGGAGTCCCTGGGGTGGAACCTTTATGTGTCTATTGTCCTGCTCATCAGTATGACTGCACTGCTCACTGTCACTGGTGGATTGGTGGCAGTACTGTACACGGATGCACTTCAGGCGGTGTTGATGATTGGTGGagccctaaccttaaccattcTCAGCCTAATCAAAGTTGGTGGGCTAGAGGGTGTCAGAGTTAAGTACATGCAGGCAGTTCCCAATGTTACTGCTATAATGGCCACTGGAAACTTCACCTACTCCAATTCCTGCCGCATTGAGCCTAAACCAAACTCGCTACGCATCCTTCGAGGTCCCCTAGACGAAGACATCCCATGGCCAGGATTCATTCTTGGCCAGACCCCTGCATCTATCTGGTACTGGTGTGCAGACCAGGTTATTGTTCAGAGAGTACTAGCAGCAAAGAACATCGCTCATGCAAAGGGCTCTACACTCATGGCTGGATTTCTTAAGATCCTGCCCATGTTTGTAATAGTCATTCCAGGAATGATTTCCCGTATCATGTTTGCGGATGAGATCGCCTGCATTGGGCCAGAACACTGCATGGCTGTGTGCGGTTCTCAGGCTGGCTGCTCAAACATTGCCTATCCTCGTTTGGTAATGGCAGTGATGCCCGTGGGTCTCAGAGGTCTGATGATGGCAGTCATGATCGCTGCCCTGATGAGTGATCTAGACTCCATCTTCAACAGTGCCAGCACCATCTTCACACTGGACATCTACAAAAATGTTCGAAGGAAGGCATCTCAGCGTGAGCTGCTGATTGTGGGCCGCATGTTTGTTGTGCTCATGGTGGTCATCAGCATTGCCTGGGTCCCTGTTATTATTGAAATGCAAGGTGGACAGACATACCTCTACATCCAAGAAGTTGCGGGCTACCTCACTCCACCAATCGCTGCCCTCTTCCTGTTGGGTGTGTTCTGGAAACGGTGTAATGAGACAGGCGCATTTTGCGGCGGCATGATAGGTTTTACACTCGGTACCCTACGACTGATCCTAGCTTTTATCTACCGCCAGCCTCGCTGTGACCAGCCAGATGATAGACCTTCCTTCATCGTTAATGTTCACTACATGTATTTTGCCGCTGGGCTGTTCTGGATTTCAGGGTTGGTGGCAGTGGTGGTCAGTCTCTGCACCTCTCCACCAGATGATGAGCAGGTTCGCACCACCACATTCTGGGGGCTCCGCAACATTGAAAAGGTTCCTACAAAGGACCCAAAGGAAACGTACAGGCTGACTGAAGAGAGCTGTTGTAATGGTGATGGAAGTCTCCATAAAGAATTGCCCCGAGACGTCAGAATGGAGAGGTGTTTGGATGGGGCAGATGTTAAACTCCTGGTCCCATCCACTGACCATGACCCAGCAACTCCTAGTACGGAAGCATCCCCTGCCACCACCCCTGCAGAACGATTTAGTAATGGAATGATGGAGGTGGTCAAAGAGGAAAGCTGCCATGTTAATGGGGAGAGTAGCAGGTGTATGGGTTTACTGAACTGGTTTTGCGCATATAAGGACGGCTCACAGAGTGCTCAGCAAAAAGTAGTGCAGGAGGATGAAATCATTGCACAGATGCTGTACGAGCCACCGAAAGTTAAAATACTCCTCAACACGGGTCTGCTGTTCGTCTGCTCTGTGGGCAtcttaatgtttgtttatttctcaTTGTAG
- the LOC117251808 gene encoding potassium voltage-gated channel subfamily E member 2 gives MMRPLKTWQKMSASDWSNLTLHLEDSLTSALSHYLDSWRRNATAAADALDKTLAEENFRNVIWYLAVMIGMLAFIIVAILVSTVKSKRGEHSNDPYHQYIKEEWTAQQGDVVTNYGAR, from the exons ATGATGCGGCCTTTGAAAACCTGGCAGAAG ATGAGTGCATCTGATTGGTCCAACCTGACCCTCCACCTGGAGGACTCCCTGACCAGTGCTTTGAGCCATTATCTGGACAGCTGGAGGCGTAATGCGACAGCTGCAGCCGACGCTCTGGATAAGACTCTGGCTGAAGAGAACTTCAGGAACGTCATCTGGTATCTGGCAGTGATGATCGGCATGCTGGCCTTCATTATTGTGGCCATCCTGGTGAGCACAGTCAAATCCAAGAGGGGGGAGCACTCTAATGACCCCTACCACCAGTACATCAAGGAGGAATGGACTGCTCAACAGGGTGACGTTGTGACCAACTATGGAGCTAGATAA